One Setaria viridis chromosome 3, Setaria_viridis_v4.0, whole genome shotgun sequence DNA window includes the following coding sequences:
- the LOC117850420 gene encoding disease resistance protein RGA2, with protein sequence MEVAISAISGEILSRFISFLIKKHTDQVCLEDQLERLQHLLLRVHTVVEESEGRYITNSRMLVKLGMLVDAMYQGYHVLDTFRYKPHEEIPLQQQVRDSCDTSCTDRSKRIRAVSNSMRISTSANHELQAALRNLESVVANMTEFVILLGGCKQMPKRPYDTYLYTDNFMFSRLVEKQHIINVLLEDNSPHGSLVVLPIIGGYRVGKKSLVGYACNDNMVRSYFSSVLHLNSDNFWKVSHETFNPGRILVLIEFISDVDDNEWFRFYSAASRTGTGSKVVIISRFQEIARFGTVKPICLRSLSQAEFLYLFKVLAFGSTDPENHPQLASIGMKIALLLKGLLVVGNTLADLLRKNQNVQFWFDMLKRLRNSIERNFSNFGEHPKQLLERDHQTDITMLISPSSSPLHVMPSHDESNYGRNELSKMKFGDLIEGSTTIPQEEEFQMIVWESRIPPFTKFVTNCIQDKHPCTSSYNKRRRKLYPMTSSYLC encoded by the coding sequence ATGGAGGTAGCTATATCTGCCATTTCAGGAGAAATACTTAGCCGATTCATCTCCTTCCTAATCAAGAAACACACAGACCAGGTATGCCTTGAAGATCAGCTAGAAAGGCTTCAGCATCTACTTCTCAGAGTACATACCGTTGTAGAAGAGTCTGAGGGGCGATACATCACAAATTCCCGGATGCTGGTTAAGCTCGGGATGCTTGTCGACGCCATGTACCAAGGTTACCATGTTCTTGATACCTTCAGGTACAAGCCCCATGAGGAGATCCCGCTCCAACAGCAGGTCAGAGATTCCTGTGATACCTCTTGTACAGATCGTTCTAAGCGCATACGTGCAGTTTCTAACTCCATGAGGATTAGCACATCTGCCAATCATGAGCTGCAAGCTGCACTACGAAATTTGGAATCAGTTGTTGCAAATATGACAGAGTTTGTTATACTTTTGGGTGGATGCAAGCAGATGCCTAAAAGACCCTATGATACATATCTCTATACTGATAACTTCATGTTCAGTCGTCTTGTCGAGAAGCAGCATATTATTAATGTCCTTTTGGAAGATAATTCTCCTCATGGTTCTCTAGTTGTGCTCCCAATCATTGGGGGTTATAGAGTTGGGAAGAAAAGCCTAGTTGGGTATGCTTGCAACGATAATATGGTCCGCTCTTACTTCTCCTCAGTTTTGCACTTGAACAGTgataatttttggaaagtaaGCCATGAAACATTCAACCCTGGAAGGATCTTAGTTCTTATTGAGTTTATTTCAGATGTGGATGACAATGAATGGTTTAGGTTTTACTCAGCTGCATCACGTACGGGCACAGGGAGTAAAGTGGTCATCATAAGTAGGTTCCAGGAGATAGCAAGGTTTGGAACGGTGAAGCCAATTTGCCTCAGAAGCCTGTCCCAAGCAGAGTTTCTTTACCTCTTCAAGGTGCTTGCATTTGGAAGTACAGATCCGGAAAACCACCCGCAACTTGCATCAATAGGGATGAAGATAGCCCTGCTGCTGAAAGGGTTACTCGTTGTAGGTAATACGCTTGCTGACTTGCTTCGGAAGAATCAAAATGTTCAGTTTTGGTTCGATATGCTCAAAAGGTTAAGGAATTCAATAGAGCGTAATTTCTCGAATTTTGGTGAGCATCCAAAACAACTTCTCGAGAGGGACCATCAGACTGACATAACAATGCTTATTTCACCTTCTTCATCTCCACTCCATGTCATGCCATCCCATGATGAAAGTAACTATGGCAGAAATGAACTATCCAAAATGAAGTTTGGGGACCTGATTGAAGGTTCAACAACTATTCCACAGGAGGAGGAGTTTCAGATGATTGTATGGGAATCAAGAATACCACCCTTTACTAAGTTCGTCACAAATTGTATTCAAGACAAGCATCCTTGCACTTCCTCGTACAACAAAAGGCGGCGAAAGTTGTATCCAATGACATCGAGCTATTTGTGTTGA